From one Chryseobacterium sp. 3008163 genomic stretch:
- the aqpZ gene encoding aquaporin Z gives MISKTSKFVAEMLGTMVLVLMGCGSAVIAGADGTTGVGLLGISFAFGLSVVAMAYAIGHISGCHINPAISIAMVAAGRMKMDEAIRYIIAQIIGAIIGAGILYVIFINHPGAEMKEWALGSNGWGTGYLDAYNTTAAFVAEFVFTFIFLMVILGSTSTKNINGGFAGLAIGFSLVLIHIVGIKITGVSVNPARSIGPAIFAGGAALSQLWLFVVAPVLGGIAAAFTYNLLMERPEQAK, from the coding sequence ATGATTTCAAAAACTTCAAAATTCGTTGCCGAGATGCTTGGCACAATGGTACTTGTTCTCATGGGCTGCGGAAGCGCAGTGATTGCAGGCGCAGACGGCACTACAGGTGTAGGACTTCTGGGAATTTCTTTCGCATTTGGTTTGAGTGTTGTTGCTATGGCCTACGCAATCGGTCACATTTCGGGCTGCCACATCAACCCTGCCATTTCTATAGCGATGGTTGCGGCGGGAAGAATGAAAATGGACGAAGCGATACGATACATTATTGCCCAGATCATTGGTGCAATTATCGGCGCCGGAATTCTTTACGTGATTTTCATCAATCATCCGGGCGCAGAAATGAAAGAATGGGCTTTAGGCTCGAACGGTTGGGGAACGGGATATCTTGATGCTTACAATACAACGGCAGCTTTTGTAGCTGAATTTGTATTTACATTTATTTTCCTGATGGTAATTTTAGGTTCAACTTCAACTAAAAACATCAACGGTGGTTTTGCAGGTTTGGCGATTGGTTTCTCATTGGTTCTGATTCACATTGTTGGAATCAAAATAACCGGAGTTTCCGTAAACCCAGCAAGAAGTATTGGTCCGGCAATTTTCGCAGGTGGTGCAGCACTTTCGCAACTTTGGTTATTTGTTGTTGCTCCGGTTTTAGGAGGCATTGCAGCAGCTTTTACTTACAATTTATTGATGGAAAGACCTGAACAAGCGAAATAA
- a CDS encoding DUF5715 family protein has protein sequence MRKFLYIIPLAFHQLVYSQASKKTVPCYDFTEVLKVEPTPLYKPHLDASRSFNVNILKNTSQVQKYINKGKFHTVKKSGKGYKVQKLDYSRAYLVSKAKTTLEKIGSRFSKETKGHTFTISSITRTLEDQCRLRKVNANASLGISSHNYGNSFDISYVRFNNKLKTNPKLEVALEKVLKHYANAGRIYYIKERQQSCFHITVRNY, from the coding sequence ATGAGGAAATTTCTGTACATCATTCCATTGGCATTTCATCAGCTTGTTTATAGTCAGGCATCAAAAAAAACGGTTCCGTGCTATGATTTTACCGAGGTTTTAAAAGTGGAACCGACTCCTTTGTACAAACCACATTTAGATGCTTCACGAAGCTTTAATGTCAATATTCTTAAAAATACCTCGCAAGTTCAGAAGTATATCAATAAGGGAAAATTTCACACGGTTAAAAAATCAGGAAAAGGGTATAAGGTTCAAAAGTTAGATTACAGCAGAGCATATTTAGTTTCAAAAGCAAAAACTACTTTAGAAAAAATAGGTTCAAGATTCAGTAAAGAAACCAAAGGGCATACGTTTACCATTTCATCGATTACCAGAACATTGGAAGATCAGTGCAGATTAAGAAAAGTTAATGCAAACGCATCGTTGGGAATAAGTTCGCATAATTATGGTAATTCTTTCGATATTTCTTACGTGAGATTTAATAATAAGCTTAAAACAAACCCTAAACTAGAGGTTGCGTTAGAAAAAGTTTTAAAACATTATGCCAATGCCGGACGGATTTATTACATCAAAGAACGCCAGCAAAGCTGTTTTCATATCACGGTTAGGAATTATTAA
- a CDS encoding ABC-F family ATP-binding cassette domain-containing protein, with protein sequence MLSVQGLGLHHSGNYLFQNVNFTIKKDDKIGLVGKNGAGKSTLLKMLSGEITFYEGNIVPEGNITIGFLKQDLDFVKGRTVWNETMQAFEQINAWKEELEEINHQLTVRTDYESNAYTDLINRMTDLNDLLMHHDAYNLEGDIEKVLFGLGFKADDFQKITDEFSGGWRMRIELAKLLLQKNDLMLLDEPTNHLDMESIIWLENFLKDYPGGILLVSHDKQFMTAVCNRTFDVNNRKVDDYKANYSKYLVMREDRREKLIQAKKNQDSEIKQMEDNINKFRASATKASFAQSLIKKLDKIERIEVDNEDVSKFNIRFVQSQVPGKVIFEAENLGKAYGQKQIFDDVDFIVQRGDRIALLGQNGQGKTTLAKILSGDIKDYSGSWNLGHNVNIGYFAQNQEEVLTPNKTVQEEAEDAATEETRPRVRDLLGSFLFQGEAVNKKTKVLSGGERNRLALCKLLLRPFNTLIMDEPTNHLDIQSKEIIKLALQKFEGTLIVISHDREFLQGLCDKIYEFRDGHMKEFLGDINEYLVFRQKESIREISAEKAKLHTDEPKVEAKKVEEKPVVNQTTIVTKEQKSIQNKLKKVEEKISELETAIENFEASFTKDNPSEETLEKYNKTKEELDLALQEWEHLGTQLD encoded by the coding sequence ATGCTTTCGGTTCAAGGTTTAGGCTTACATCATTCGGGAAACTACTTGTTTCAAAACGTGAATTTCACCATTAAAAAGGATGATAAAATTGGTTTGGTTGGTAAAAATGGAGCAGGGAAATCTACGCTTCTGAAAATGCTTTCCGGCGAAATTACTTTCTATGAAGGTAACATCGTTCCTGAAGGAAATATTACCATAGGATTCCTGAAACAGGATCTTGATTTTGTGAAAGGCAGAACCGTTTGGAACGAAACCATGCAGGCTTTTGAGCAAATCAATGCTTGGAAAGAAGAACTTGAGGAAATCAATCATCAACTAACCGTAAGAACCGATTACGAAAGCAATGCTTATACAGATTTGATCAACAGAATGACTGATCTGAATGACCTTTTGATGCACCATGATGCTTATAATCTGGAAGGTGATATTGAAAAAGTTTTATTCGGTTTAGGATTTAAAGCAGATGATTTCCAAAAAATCACTGACGAATTTTCCGGAGGTTGGAGAATGAGAATCGAATTGGCAAAGTTGCTTCTTCAGAAGAATGATTTGATGCTTCTCGATGAGCCTACCAATCACCTGGATATGGAATCGATCATTTGGTTGGAGAACTTTTTGAAAGATTATCCGGGAGGAATTCTTCTGGTAAGTCACGATAAACAGTTTATGACAGCTGTTTGTAACAGAACTTTCGATGTCAATAACAGAAAAGTAGATGATTATAAAGCCAATTATTCTAAATATTTAGTGATGCGTGAAGACCGACGTGAAAAACTGATTCAGGCTAAAAAGAATCAGGACTCGGAAATCAAGCAGATGGAAGATAACATCAATAAATTCCGTGCGAGTGCGACCAAAGCTTCTTTTGCGCAGTCTTTGATTAAAAAATTAGATAAAATAGAGCGTATTGAAGTAGACAACGAAGACGTTTCTAAATTCAACATCCGTTTCGTACAGTCGCAGGTTCCCGGGAAAGTTATTTTCGAAGCTGAAAATCTTGGGAAAGCTTACGGTCAGAAACAAATCTTTGATGATGTAGACTTTATCGTTCAGCGAGGTGACAGAATTGCACTTCTTGGACAAAACGGACAAGGGAAAACAACTTTAGCGAAAATTCTTTCAGGAGATATCAAAGATTATTCAGGAAGCTGGAACTTAGGTCACAACGTCAATATTGGATATTTTGCTCAAAATCAGGAAGAAGTTTTAACTCCAAATAAAACGGTTCAGGAAGAAGCTGAAGATGCCGCAACCGAAGAAACAAGACCTAGAGTAAGAGATTTGTTAGGTTCTTTCCTTTTCCAGGGTGAGGCCGTAAATAAAAAAACAAAAGTACTTTCCGGAGGTGAAAGAAACCGTTTGGCATTGTGTAAATTACTTCTTCGTCCGTTCAACACGTTGATTATGGATGAGCCTACCAATCACCTGGATATTCAGTCTAAGGAGATTATCAAATTGGCTTTACAGAAATTTGAAGGTACGTTAATCGTGATTTCTCACGATAGAGAATTTTTACAAGGACTTTGTGATAAAATTTACGAATTCCGTGACGGACATATGAAAGAATTTTTAGGTGATATCAACGAATATCTTGTTTTCAGACAGAAAGAAAGCATCAGAGAAATTTCTGCAGAGAAAGCAAAACTTCACACCGATGAACCAAAAGTTGAGGCGAAGAAAGTTGAAGAAAAACCTGTTGTCAATCAAACAACCATCGTAACAAAAGAACAAAAAAGTATTCAGAATAAACTGAAGAAAGTAGAAGAGAAAATTTCTGAACTGGAAACTGCAATCGAAAATTTCGAAGCATCTTTTACAAAAGATAATCCTTCTGAGGAAACTTTAGAAAAGTACAATAAAACCAAAGAAGAGCTCGATCTTGCACTGCAGGAATGGGAGCATTTGGGAACGCAGTTAGATTAA
- a CDS encoding TonB-dependent receptor gives MKLIYSVLLILCGLVFTNAQKTFTVQGTVQDFHDKTMLENAVVKLGDFTAKTDKSGKFSFNKIRSGNYTLIAKHPDCNDYTENVGVTQDVHLAITLEHHIGEIEAVTVHGSHKTKGSVIMQTLSHSDIERNSTENLGNLLSKISGVTALKTGNNISKPVIHGLYGSRIAIVNNGVKMAEQEWGVEHAPNVDVNDFEHIDVVKGASALKYGSDAVGGAVVLEPAVLPKRDTIMGSIKLSGISNGRGGEIAANVAKTWKNQWFVKTGGSYKKLGDLYIPHHTLQNTGAEVNSFNFSFGNHGFMQGFDVSYSGINQEFGIFKGAHLGNNLDFRNAIKFGQPYYLDNFSYDIVNPKQEVEHHIAKLAAYKRFENFGKLSFQYSFQINRRKEFDIRRGELNELPSMDLRLITHSASLTHLLERGNWSLESGLSAGFQDNYPNPSTKARRLIPDYYRYDAGAFSVFKYKFSSKLNAEAGARYDFSRYDAYKYYDAKDWNEKFASLYPQFFVREAESRILTRPILDYHNFSANLGFNYKPNAAFEFKLNFARADRTPNPAELFSDGLHHSAAIIEEGDLSIQKETVYNANLSMIGKFNVLKGLHIEVNPYYMISDSFINQVPTGIESSNRGVFPVWSYQQIKARIFGIDADAELNILDNLKWNTSFSALKGDDLTHDEPLILMMPANLRNAVEFKLNTPKNFYVRVENENVFRQKRFPIRNQNLDFIENGTTFNEELDLSTPPSAYTLFNASVGADLFKNLNLNFRINNIFNTEYREYLNRLRYFMPESGRNFIVTLKYNF, from the coding sequence ATGAAACTGATTTATAGTGTACTGCTGATCCTATGTGGATTGGTATTTACAAACGCACAAAAAACTTTCACTGTTCAGGGTACAGTACAGGATTTTCACGATAAAACCATGCTCGAAAATGCCGTGGTAAAATTGGGAGATTTCACTGCCAAAACAGATAAAAGCGGAAAGTTTTCTTTCAATAAAATTCGTTCGGGAAATTACACACTCATTGCAAAGCATCCTGATTGTAATGATTATACTGAAAATGTAGGAGTTACGCAGGATGTTCACCTAGCCATTACTTTAGAACACCACATTGGTGAAATAGAAGCCGTTACCGTTCACGGAAGTCATAAAACGAAAGGTTCGGTGATTATGCAGACGTTGAGTCACTCAGATATTGAGAGAAATTCAACTGAAAATCTGGGGAACCTTTTATCAAAAATATCGGGAGTTACGGCACTTAAAACAGGAAACAATATCTCAAAACCTGTGATTCACGGTTTATATGGAAGTCGAATTGCAATCGTGAACAACGGCGTGAAGATGGCGGAACAGGAGTGGGGTGTAGAGCATGCTCCCAATGTGGATGTGAATGATTTTGAGCACATCGATGTCGTGAAAGGTGCTTCTGCATTGAAGTATGGAAGCGATGCTGTCGGTGGGGCAGTTGTTTTAGAACCTGCTGTTTTGCCTAAAAGAGATACGATAATGGGAAGTATTAAACTTTCCGGTATTTCCAATGGTAGGGGTGGTGAAATCGCAGCAAATGTTGCTAAAACATGGAAAAACCAATGGTTTGTAAAAACAGGCGGAAGTTACAAGAAGCTGGGAGATTTGTATATTCCTCATCATACGCTGCAGAATACCGGAGCGGAGGTGAATTCTTTTAATTTCTCTTTTGGAAATCATGGTTTTATGCAAGGTTTTGATGTTTCATACAGCGGCATCAATCAGGAATTTGGAATTTTTAAAGGTGCGCATTTAGGAAATAATTTAGATTTTAGAAATGCTATCAAATTTGGACAGCCTTATTACCTCGATAATTTTAGCTATGATATTGTGAACCCCAAGCAGGAAGTTGAGCATCATATTGCAAAGCTGGCTGCTTACAAGCGTTTTGAAAACTTTGGGAAACTCAGCTTTCAATATAGTTTTCAAATAAATCGCCGTAAGGAATTTGATATCAGAAGAGGAGAGCTCAATGAACTTCCATCGATGGATTTGAGATTGATTACGCATTCTGCCAGCCTTACTCATCTTTTAGAAAGAGGAAACTGGAGCTTAGAAAGCGGTCTTTCGGCAGGTTTTCAGGATAACTATCCGAACCCTTCTACGAAAGCAAGACGTTTAATCCCTGATTATTACAGATATGATGCAGGCGCTTTTTCTGTATTTAAATATAAATTCAGTTCAAAGCTGAATGCAGAAGCCGGAGCGAGATATGACTTCAGCAGATATGATGCTTACAAATATTATGATGCAAAAGATTGGAATGAAAAATTTGCAAGTCTCTATCCTCAGTTTTTTGTAAGAGAAGCTGAGAGCAGAATTTTGACGCGTCCTATCTTAGATTATCATAATTTTTCTGCCAATCTGGGATTCAATTATAAGCCGAATGCTGCTTTTGAATTTAAATTAAACTTTGCAAGAGCAGACAGAACCCCGAATCCTGCTGAACTTTTCTCTGATGGGCTTCATCATTCTGCTGCCATTATTGAGGAAGGAGATTTATCTATTCAGAAAGAAACAGTTTATAATGCAAATCTTTCGATGATTGGGAAATTCAATGTTTTAAAGGGACTACATATTGAGGTTAATCCTTATTATATGATTTCAGATAGTTTTATCAATCAGGTGCCGACGGGTATAGAGTCTTCAAACAGAGGTGTTTTCCCGGTTTGGAGTTATCAGCAGATTAAAGCCAGGATTTTTGGGATTGATGCCGATGCGGAACTTAATATTCTTGATAATCTAAAATGGAATACGAGTTTCAGTGCCTTAAAAGGCGATGATCTCACCCATGATGAACCTTTGATCTTAATGATGCCAGCTAATCTGAGAAATGCGGTTGAGTTTAAATTGAATACACCCAAAAACTTCTACGTACGTGTGGAAAACGAAAATGTCTTCAGACAAAAACGTTTCCCCATCAGAAATCAGAATCTTGATTTTATTGAAAATGGCACTACATTCAATGAAGAACTTGACCTAAGCACGCCTCCTTCAGCATACACATTATTCAATGCATCTGTAGGTGCAGACTTATTTAAAAATCTGAATCTTAATTTCAGAATCAATAACATTTTTAATACAGAGTATCGTGAATATCTTAACAGACTGAGATATTTTATGCCGGAATCCGGTAGAAACTTTATCGTTACTCTCAAATACAATTTCTAA
- a CDS encoding trigger factor yields MKVTAKNHDDVSALLTVTLEKSDYKEKVEKQLINYAKNAQVPGFRKGKVPLSMVRKQYEAGIAFEEINKQVSDALNNYINENKLRLVGQPVPQPVNDFNHNAEKLEVAFEVGYEPEFTIDLAKYEAPHYKVEASDKEISKSIENMQKRFAEQVPQDKITKDSYINLEISQVVEEDAEGEHHHHPKNATITAENKDAFKLVKGLKMDESVKVSKETLAADENLAKELGFTKEEAEHLHHAEVEVKVKDFYSLNLAELNEELFDKVYGEGNIKTEEELKDKVKTELDEYFQQNADVHFVNKVLEQVSEKEEVKLPESFLTKWLVFSNQNIQSEEQAKEILEAEKTQLKYQIIEGKLMSDNDIKLDYADVLAQAEQLVRNQLAIYGIHHLGDEEVQKYAAEMLKDQEQVRQISSEVAMAKLKDVILEKATKKETAISHDEFLEELKK; encoded by the coding sequence ATGAAGGTTACCGCAAAAAACCATGATGATGTAAGTGCATTGCTTACAGTAACATTGGAGAAATCTGACTACAAAGAAAAAGTAGAAAAGCAATTGATTAATTATGCTAAAAACGCACAAGTTCCTGGTTTCAGAAAAGGAAAAGTGCCTTTGAGTATGGTTAGAAAGCAATATGAAGCAGGGATTGCATTCGAAGAAATCAACAAACAAGTTTCTGATGCTTTGAATAACTATATCAACGAAAACAAACTAAGACTAGTAGGTCAGCCAGTACCTCAGCCGGTGAATGATTTCAACCACAATGCTGAGAAATTGGAAGTTGCTTTCGAAGTAGGTTACGAACCAGAATTTACTATAGATTTGGCTAAATATGAAGCTCCACACTACAAAGTAGAAGCTTCTGATAAAGAAATCAGCAAAAGCATCGAGAACATGCAAAAGCGTTTTGCAGAGCAGGTTCCTCAAGACAAAATCACTAAAGATTCTTACATCAACTTAGAGATTTCTCAGGTTGTAGAAGAAGATGCTGAAGGTGAGCACCACCACCATCCAAAAAATGCAACCATTACTGCTGAAAACAAAGATGCTTTCAAATTGGTAAAAGGTCTTAAAATGGATGAGTCTGTGAAAGTTTCTAAAGAAACTTTGGCTGCTGACGAAAACTTAGCTAAAGAATTAGGATTCACTAAAGAAGAAGCTGAGCATTTGCACCACGCTGAAGTTGAGGTTAAAGTAAAAGATTTCTACAGCCTAAACTTAGCAGAACTTAACGAAGAATTATTCGATAAAGTTTACGGTGAAGGAAACATCAAAACTGAGGAAGAACTTAAAGACAAAGTAAAAACTGAGCTAGATGAATACTTCCAGCAGAATGCAGACGTACACTTTGTAAACAAAGTATTGGAGCAGGTTTCTGAAAAAGAAGAAGTAAAACTTCCTGAGTCATTCTTGACGAAGTGGTTGGTATTCTCAAACCAGAATATCCAGTCTGAAGAGCAGGCTAAAGAAATTCTTGAAGCTGAGAAAACTCAATTGAAATATCAGATCATCGAAGGTAAATTAATGTCTGATAATGATATCAAATTAGATTACGCAGACGTATTAGCTCAGGCTGAGCAGTTGGTAAGAAACCAATTGGCAATCTACGGAATTCACCACTTAGGAGACGAAGAAGTTCAGAAATATGCTGCTGAAATGTTGAAAGACCAGGAGCAGGTAAGACAAATCTCTTCTGAGGTTGCTATGGCTAAACTAAAAGATGTAATTCTTGAAAAAGCGACTAAAAAGGAAACTGCAATTTCGCACGACGAATTTTTAGAAGAATTGAAGAAGTAA
- a CDS encoding serine hydrolase domain-containing protein: protein MKDISQIKNNLFHVLLILFLGINFSCSVTKSKRTEVISEKVDPLYIEIDRLGKELTVKNNVPGIAVAVIKNGKVAWIQTVGYADLASKKPVTSKTIFNIGSISKLVSAWGFMQLSEKGLVKLDEPVDKYLTRWHFSESEFNQSKVTLKRLLSHTAGLSVHGYGGSDQGIRLLSLEESLNGKTKRNGETVHLINEPGTKWQYSGGGYTVAQLLLEETTKKGFSEYMKENVFLPLRMKNTSYEWTEDMMGNSATAYDELGKPIKNRIFTEKAAAGLQTTIEDLAHFAELSITPDKNQLNNVLTKETILLMETPVLPFSNEGKSGLGYRFLNFDGFETIGHTGENAGWSTALLLDLPTKSGIIVLCNGSLGDRVWFPIYQNWVKTIKSKN from the coding sequence ATGAAGGATATAAGTCAGATAAAAAATAATCTATTTCATGTTTTATTAATTTTATTTTTAGGGATAAATTTTTCATGTTCCGTTACAAAATCAAAAAGAACTGAAGTCATTTCTGAAAAGGTAGACCCTTTGTATATTGAAATTGATAGGCTAGGTAAGGAGCTTACCGTTAAAAACAATGTTCCCGGAATCGCTGTAGCCGTAATCAAAAATGGAAAAGTAGCGTGGATTCAAACGGTTGGTTATGCAGATTTGGCAAGCAAGAAACCCGTAACATCTAAAACTATTTTTAATATAGGCTCTATTTCTAAGTTAGTTTCTGCATGGGGTTTTATGCAGCTTTCAGAAAAAGGACTTGTAAAATTAGATGAACCGGTTGATAAATATCTTACCAGATGGCATTTCTCCGAGTCAGAATTTAATCAATCAAAAGTTACCTTGAAAAGATTACTGAGTCACACTGCGGGACTTTCTGTCCATGGGTATGGAGGTTCAGATCAGGGAATACGACTTCTTAGTCTTGAAGAATCGCTCAATGGAAAAACTAAAAGAAATGGCGAAACGGTACATCTTATTAATGAGCCTGGAACGAAATGGCAATATTCAGGAGGTGGTTACACAGTCGCGCAACTGTTGTTGGAAGAGACAACTAAAAAAGGTTTTTCGGAATATATGAAAGAGAATGTCTTTCTACCACTTAGAATGAAAAATACCAGCTATGAATGGACCGAAGATATGATGGGAAACTCAGCAACTGCGTATGACGAATTGGGTAAACCCATAAAAAACAGAATTTTTACCGAAAAAGCTGCCGCAGGATTGCAAACAACTATAGAAGATTTGGCTCATTTTGCAGAACTTTCGATTACACCTGATAAAAATCAATTGAATAATGTTTTAACAAAAGAAACAATTCTATTAATGGAAACGCCTGTGCTTCCTTTTTCTAATGAAGGAAAAAGCGGCTTGGGATATAGATTTCTGAATTTTGACGGATTTGAAACAATAGGGCATACCGGAGAAAATGCCGGTTGGAGTACAGCTTTGCTTTTGGATTTACCAACTAAGAGCGGTATCATCGTACTTTGTAACGGATCACTCGGAGATCGTGTTTGGTTTCCAATCTATCAAAATTGGGTAAAAACAATAAAATCGAAAAATTAA
- a CDS encoding M16 family metallopeptidase, translating to MKKVLLSLGIVFMASANAFAQNIPLDPSVKTGTLPNGMKYYIKKNTLPEKKVDFRLAINAGSILEDENQKGLAHFMEHMNFNGTKNFPDNKLVDFLQSIGVKFGQHLNAYTSFDETVYMLPVPLDKPGNLDSGLKVMEDWAFNATLTDEQINKERGVVLEELRLGLGADKRMRDKYFPKMLYKSHYADRLPIGTKEVLQNFKPDVIRQFHKDWYRPDLMALVVVGDINVDEVEKKIKDNFSKYKNPSKPRERKVYDLPNHQETLVAIETDPDATNSMVQFMMKDTESYQPDVTVQQYNQSMVENVATTMLNNRLRELINSNNPPFTFGSVYHGGVVGRTKEAFQGFAMVKEGNQISALKVLLEETERAKRFGFTQSELDRAKSQIMSNIERSYNNRDKTESDMLVDEYVRNFLEQEPMPGIAWEYEDTKTFLPTVTLAQTNEIIKKMVKEDSRVIVITGPKKDNVTMPTEALVLKTFDDVKVANLKPYEEKATIKNLVKPFKSDGKIAKTETDAKLGTTTWTLSNGAKVTFKKTDFKDDEIVFSARSLGGNSLLNDSDYNNTQFAYQALSEAGVAGASKAELTNYLAGKQVNVNPYISSTLEGVFGRSSQKDLGTAMELLYAYFTNLNYNPEAFNAYKMKQSAMLDNLLSNPQTYFASEHAKFTNQKNPRFIGLIPMEKDWAATNYKKAYDVYKEKFANAGNFHFYFVGNIDEAKFKNEVLQYIASLPTTGKTTNFKDTGYRGITGDHTKVYKKGKDPKSMVQIVYSGETPYNEKEALALAALGEVATIKVIEKLREDESGIYGGGARGGMYKVPYGNYNFSLSFPCGPENADKLTKSAIAELQKLIDKGPEQKDLDKYKEGEMNDYKTDIKDNNYWLNALSKNQLDGSDKYEILNYQEKVKALTVKDLQDVAKKYLTKNRVVATLMPEDGWESAPKKEAAATVKATAVK from the coding sequence ATGAAAAAAGTTCTATTGTCATTAGGAATAGTCTTCATGGCTTCAGCTAATGCATTCGCACAGAATATCCCATTGGATCCTTCTGTCAAAACTGGTACTCTTCCAAACGGAATGAAGTATTATATCAAAAAAAACACATTACCAGAAAAGAAGGTAGATTTCCGTTTAGCGATCAACGCCGGATCTATTCTTGAAGACGAAAACCAAAAAGGTCTTGCTCACTTTATGGAGCACATGAACTTCAACGGAACCAAAAATTTCCCAGATAACAAATTGGTAGACTTTCTACAGTCAATCGGTGTGAAATTCGGACAACACCTTAATGCCTACACAAGCTTCGACGAAACTGTGTACATGCTTCCCGTTCCTCTAGACAAGCCGGGAAATCTTGATTCGGGTCTTAAAGTAATGGAAGACTGGGCTTTTAACGCAACGTTGACTGACGAGCAGATCAACAAAGAAAGAGGGGTTGTATTGGAAGAACTAAGATTAGGTTTGGGGGCAGATAAAAGAATGAGGGATAAATATTTCCCTAAAATGCTTTACAAATCGCATTATGCAGACAGGCTACCTATCGGTACAAAAGAAGTTCTTCAAAACTTTAAGCCGGATGTTATCAGACAATTCCACAAAGACTGGTACAGACCAGATTTGATGGCATTAGTTGTGGTAGGAGACATCAATGTGGATGAGGTTGAAAAGAAAATTAAAGATAATTTCAGCAAATATAAAAATCCTTCAAAACCAAGAGAAAGAAAGGTTTATGATTTACCGAATCACCAAGAGACTTTAGTGGCAATAGAAACCGATCCTGACGCTACCAACTCTATGGTACAATTCATGATGAAAGACACGGAGTCTTACCAACCAGATGTAACTGTACAGCAGTATAATCAAAGCATGGTAGAAAATGTAGCGACTACAATGTTGAATAACCGTTTGAGAGAATTGATCAACTCGAATAATCCACCGTTTACTTTCGGATCTGTATATCATGGTGGAGTAGTTGGAAGAACCAAGGAAGCTTTCCAAGGTTTTGCAATGGTAAAAGAAGGAAATCAAATCAGTGCTTTGAAAGTGCTTTTAGAAGAAACTGAAAGAGCAAAAAGATTTGGCTTCACACAAAGCGAATTAGACAGAGCGAAGTCTCAGATTATGTCTAATATAGAAAGATCTTACAACAACCGCGACAAAACGGAAAGCGATATGTTGGTAGACGAGTACGTGAGAAACTTCCTGGAGCAGGAGCCAATGCCGGGAATAGCCTGGGAATATGAAGATACAAAGACGTTTTTGCCTACGGTAACACTGGCTCAGACAAATGAGATCATCAAAAAAATGGTGAAAGAAGATAGTAGAGTGATTGTCATTACTGGTCCTAAAAAAGATAATGTGACGATGCCTACTGAGGCTTTGGTTCTTAAAACTTTCGATGATGTAAAAGTAGCCAATCTTAAACCTTACGAAGAAAAAGCGACCATCAAGAATTTAGTAAAACCATTCAAATCTGATGGTAAAATTGCTAAAACAGAAACCGATGCCAAATTGGGAACGACGACCTGGACGTTAAGCAACGGTGCGAAAGTAACTTTCAAAAAGACCGACTTTAAAGATGATGAGATTGTTTTCTCTGCAAGAAGTTTGGGAGGAAATTCATTGTTAAATGATTCAGATTATAACAATACTCAATTTGCTTATCAGGCTTTAAGCGAAGCGGGTGTAGCAGGAGCATCTAAGGCAGAATTGACTAATTACTTGGCAGGAAAGCAGGTGAATGTAAATCCGTACATCAGCAGTACTTTGGAAGGTGTTTTTGGGAGATCTAGCCAAAAAGACCTAGGTACAGCAATGGAGTTGTTGTATGCTTATTTCACTAATCTAAATTACAATCCTGAAGCATTCAATGCTTATAAAATGAAGCAGTCTGCGATGTTGGATAACCTTTTGTCTAATCCACAGACATATTTTGCAAGTGAGCACGCTAAGTTTACGAATCAGAAAAACCCAAGATTTATCGGACTTATTCCAATGGAGAAAGACTGGGCGGCAACGAACTATAAAAAAGCGTACGATGTTTACAAAGAGAAATTTGCCAATGCAGGAAACTTCCATTTCTATTTTGTAGGAAATATTGATGAAGCCAAATTTAAGAATGAAGTTTTACAGTACATCGCAAGCTTACCTACAACAGGAAAAACGACCAACTTCAAAGACACCGGGTACAGAGGAATCACCGGAGATCATACCAAAGTCTACAAAAAAGGAAAAGATCCGAAGAGTATGGTTCAGATCGTTTACTCGGGAGAAACTCCTTACAACGAGAAAGAGGCTTTGGCACTTGCAGCTTTAGGTGAAGTGGCAACCATCAAGGTGATTGAGAAATTGAGAGAAGACGAAAGCGGAATCTATGGTGGTGGAGCTAGAGGCGGAATGTATAAAGTTCCTTACGGAAATTATAATTTCAGTCTAAGTTTCCCTTGTGGACCCGAAAATGCAGATAAACTGACGAAGAGTGCTATCGCAGAACTTCAGAAACTGATTGATAAAGGTCCTGAACAAAAAGATCTTGATAAGTACAAAGAAGGCGAGATGAATGACTATAAAACAGACATCAAAGACAACAATTACTGGTTGAATGCTTTATCTAAAAACCAATTGGACGGAAGTGATAAGTATGAAATCCTAAATTATCAGGAGAAAGTAAAAGCACTGACGGTAAAAGATCTACAGGATGTTGCTAAGAAATATCTGACTAAAAACAGAGTAGTTGCAACTTTAATGCCTGAAGACGGGTGGGAAAGTGCTCCTAAAAAAGAAGCTGCTGCAACAGTAAAAGCGACCGCAGTAAAATAA